A genomic window from Antedon mediterranea chromosome 4, ecAntMedi1.1, whole genome shotgun sequence includes:
- the LOC140047315 gene encoding uncharacterized protein isoform X1 produces the protein MGDLKKKKKRSNNKTVDNAVTKEYVDESVEESKTKEKHKKRSPSDRLENIDDFDSNELVIDSHCVSLKRKKKKKHSHLVNDSDHSTNTKEDRSKQKHAKETIKDNIGSPTNLEMERQKEEEFSFSPKREKKKKKHNLDDRCEDSFTSVDDDSDIHTQTGVSSRQVHSSNDTKEISLSPKKKKKKHNDRCEDSLAVDDSDIHTQTGVSSRQVHSSNNTKEISLSPMKKKHNLDGKSEDSLAVDNSDNHTQTAESSRQVHSSNNTKEISLSPKKKKKKKHNLDDRCEDSFTSIDDSANHNQTGESSRQVHSSNDTKEISLSPKKKKKKHNLDERCEDSFTSFDDSDNHNQTGESSRQVHSSNNTIQREVKEEMSLSSKKKKRKKKHSLDKDDRQEDSLNPVDDPNIHTLSDEGHSKEIFTDSSDKTLPRKKRKKRKDVEDISLSQKKRTKFKKVSDNEQTNNHSSIGNSTDNFTGYAKLSLDLFLEKGFETFPSAKLHDFGMTPTSREQVNKLRAMGMKVMKGMWKKWEDEILKINMSNFCQEVEVYDCDKLIFPKLYEEEGNYSHLTREKEMYHKLGNGIDRPLLNVYYRCRKIFDKNNYKGRYTSEEVKAVARLHAKYGSKWTKIGRLIDRAENSVINCFRFGIAANKTLGVWTKNECRQLTEAVLELVSGDLGSEAWYYNIPWEKVQKKVPTREAKQCRHQWLAILSGLTHGETILEKDPWTKTDDVKLIERIYEMNIHDEEEIDWLALLPELKKKVSPQKLRSRWYTIKSKHVPRHHYKDLDQILDYIADEVLPILKEKARKQEERAKKTEKEKGLNITSVEFIESDSDTDDD, from the exons ATGGGAGActtaaagaagaaaaagaaaagaagcAACAATAAAACAGTAGACAATGCAGTTACAAAAGAGTATGTTGATGAAAGTGTTGAAGAAAGTAAGACTAAGGAAAAACACAAGAAAAGGTCTCCTAGTGACAGATTAGAAAATATTGATGACTTTGACTCCAATGAACTTGTTATTGACTCTCACTGTGTTTCACtcaaaagaaaaaagaaaaagaagcaCAGTCACTTAGTTAATGATTCTGACCATTCCACTAATACTAAAGAAGATAGATCAAAGCAAAAGCATGCAAAAGAGACCATTAAAGATAACATTGGATCTCCAACTAATTTAGAGATGGAAAGACAAAAGGAAGAAGAGTTTTCTTTTTCACCAAAgagagaaaagaaaaagaagaagcaCAACTTAGATGATAGATGTGAAGATTCCTTCACCTCAGTTGATGATGATTCTGACATTCATACTCAGACTGGAGTGAGTTCAAGACAGGTCCACTCTAGCAATGATACAAAAGAGATTTCTCTTTCaccaaagaagaagaaaaagaagcaCAATGATAGATGTGAAGATTCCTTGGCAGTTGATGATTCTGACATTCATACTCAGACTGGAGTGAGTTCAAGGCAGGTCCACTCTAGCAATAATACAAAAGAGATTTCTCTTTCACCAATGAAGAAGAAGCACAACTTAGATGGTAAAAGTGAAGATTCCTTGGCAGTTGATAATTCTGACAATCATACACAGACTGCAGAGAGTTCAAGGCAGGTCCACTCTAGTAATAATACAAAAGAGATTTCTCTTTCaccaaagaagaagaaaaagaagaagcaCAACTTAGATGATAGATGTGAAGATTCTTTTACCTCAATTGATGATTCTGCCAATCATAATCAGACTGGAGAGAGTTCAAGGCAGGTCCACTCTAGCAATGATACAAAAGAGATTTCTCTTTCAccaaagaagaaaaagaagaagcaCAACTTAGATGAAAGATGTGAAGATTCCTTCACCTCATTTGATGATTCTGACAATCATAATCAGACTGGAGAGAGTTCAAGGCAGGTCCACTCTAgtaacaatacaatacaaagagAAGTGAAAGAAGAGATGTCTCTTTCTTcaaagaagaagaagagaaaAAAGAAACACAGCCTAGATAAAGACGATAGACAAGAAGATTCGTTGAACCCAGTTGATGATCCTAACATTCATACTCTGTCTGACGAGGGTCATTCAAAAGAAATCTTCACAGATAGTTCAGATAAAACTTTGCCaaggaaaaaaagaaagaaaaggaaaGATGTTGAAGACATTTCGCTTTCTCAAAAGAAAAGGACAAAATTCAAGAAAGTTTCTGATAATGAACAAACAAATAATCATTCCTCAATTGGCAACTCTACTGATAATTTCACAGGTTATGCGAAATTGTCTTTGGATCTATTTCTTGAAAAAGGTTTTGAAACGTTTCCATCAGCCAAATTGCATGATTTTGGTATGACACCCACATCAAGAGAACAAGTCAACAAACTTCGAGCAATGg GAATGAAAGTAATGAAGGGGATGTGGAAGAAATGGGAGGATGAAATTCTTAAAATTAATATGAGCAACTTCTGTCAG GAAGTTGAAGTTTATGATTgtgataaattaatatttccaaAGCTGTATGAAGAAGAGGGTAATTACTCGCATCTCACCAGAGAAAAAGAAATGTATCATAAATTAG GTAACGGTATAGATCGGCCACTCCTAAATGTTTACTATCGTTGCAGAAAAATTTTTGATAAAAACAACTATAAGGGAAG GTATACCAGTGAGGAAGTAAAAGCAGTTGCACGCCTACATGCCAAATATGGAAGCAAGTGGACAAAAATAGGTCGTTTGATTGACAGGGCAGAAAATTCAGTCATCAATTGCTTTCGGTTTGGCATCGCTGCtaataaaa CTCTTGGTGTCTGGACAAAAAATGAGTGTAGGCAGTTGACAGAGGCAGTTCTAGAACTTGTATCAGGGGACTTGGGGTCTGAGGCATGGTATTATAACATCCCATGGGAGAAGGTGCAGAAAAAAGTGCCGACAAGAGAGGCTAAGCAGTGTAGGCATCAATG GTTGGCAATCCTGAGTGGTCTAACTCATGGGGAAACAATCTTGGAAAAAGACCCCTGGACCAAGACAGATGATGTCAAATTGATTGAAAG GATTTatgaaatgaatattcatgatgaaGAAGAAATTGATTGGTTGGCTCTTTTGCCAGAATTAAAAAA aAAAGTTTCTCCTCAAAAACTACGATCTCGTTGGTATACTATTAAAAGCAAGCATGTTCCAAGACATCATTATAAAGATCTAGATC AAATTTTGGATTATATTGCGGATGAAGTTTTACCTATATTGAAAGAAAAAGCAAGGAAACAAGAAGAAAGGGCAAAAAAGACAGAAAAGGAAAAGGGATTAAATATAACATCTGTAGAATTTATTGAAAGTGATTCAGATACAGATGATGATTAA
- the LOC140047315 gene encoding uncharacterized protein isoform X3, with protein sequence MGDLKKKKKRSNNKTVDNAVTKEYVDESVEESKTKEKHKKRSPSDRLENIDDFDSNELVIDSHCVSLKRKKKKKHSHLVNDSDHSTNTKEDRSKQKHAKETIKDNIGSPTNLEMERQKEEEFSFSPKREKKKKKHNLDDRCEDSFTSVDDDSDIHTQTGVSSRQVHSSNDTKEISLSPKKKKKKHNDRCEDSLAVDDSDIHTQTGVSSRQVHSSNNTKEISLSPMKKKHNLDGKSEDSLAVDNSDNHTQTAESSRQVHSSNNTKEISLSPKKKKKKKHNLDDRCEDSFTSIDDSANHNQTGESSRQVHSSNDTKEISLSPKKKKKKHNLDERCEDSFTSFDDSDNHNQTGESSRQVHSSNNTIQREVKEEMSLSSKKKKRKKKHSLDKDDRQEDSLNPVDDPNIHTLSDEGHSKEIFTDSSDKTLPRKKRKKRKDVEDISLSQKKRTKFKKVSDNEQTNNHSSIGNSTDNFTGYAKLSLDLFLEKGFETFPSAKLHDFGMTPTSREQVNKLRAMGMKVMKGMWKKWEDEILKINMSNFCQEVEVYDCDKLIFPKLYEEEGNYSHLTREKEMYHKLGNGIDRPLLNVYYRCRKIFDKNNYKGRYTSEEVKAVARLHAKYGSKWTKIGRLIDRAENSVINCFRFGIAANKTLGVWTKNECRQLTEAVLELVSGDLGSEAWYYNIPWEKVQKKVPTREAKQCRHQWLAILSGLTHGETILEKDPWTKTDDVKLIERSYVQVE encoded by the exons ATGGGAGActtaaagaagaaaaagaaaagaagcAACAATAAAACAGTAGACAATGCAGTTACAAAAGAGTATGTTGATGAAAGTGTTGAAGAAAGTAAGACTAAGGAAAAACACAAGAAAAGGTCTCCTAGTGACAGATTAGAAAATATTGATGACTTTGACTCCAATGAACTTGTTATTGACTCTCACTGTGTTTCACtcaaaagaaaaaagaaaaagaagcaCAGTCACTTAGTTAATGATTCTGACCATTCCACTAATACTAAAGAAGATAGATCAAAGCAAAAGCATGCAAAAGAGACCATTAAAGATAACATTGGATCTCCAACTAATTTAGAGATGGAAAGACAAAAGGAAGAAGAGTTTTCTTTTTCACCAAAgagagaaaagaaaaagaagaagcaCAACTTAGATGATAGATGTGAAGATTCCTTCACCTCAGTTGATGATGATTCTGACATTCATACTCAGACTGGAGTGAGTTCAAGACAGGTCCACTCTAGCAATGATACAAAAGAGATTTCTCTTTCaccaaagaagaagaaaaagaagcaCAATGATAGATGTGAAGATTCCTTGGCAGTTGATGATTCTGACATTCATACTCAGACTGGAGTGAGTTCAAGGCAGGTCCACTCTAGCAATAATACAAAAGAGATTTCTCTTTCACCAATGAAGAAGAAGCACAACTTAGATGGTAAAAGTGAAGATTCCTTGGCAGTTGATAATTCTGACAATCATACACAGACTGCAGAGAGTTCAAGGCAGGTCCACTCTAGTAATAATACAAAAGAGATTTCTCTTTCaccaaagaagaagaaaaagaagaagcaCAACTTAGATGATAGATGTGAAGATTCTTTTACCTCAATTGATGATTCTGCCAATCATAATCAGACTGGAGAGAGTTCAAGGCAGGTCCACTCTAGCAATGATACAAAAGAGATTTCTCTTTCAccaaagaagaaaaagaagaagcaCAACTTAGATGAAAGATGTGAAGATTCCTTCACCTCATTTGATGATTCTGACAATCATAATCAGACTGGAGAGAGTTCAAGGCAGGTCCACTCTAgtaacaatacaatacaaagagAAGTGAAAGAAGAGATGTCTCTTTCTTcaaagaagaagaagagaaaAAAGAAACACAGCCTAGATAAAGACGATAGACAAGAAGATTCGTTGAACCCAGTTGATGATCCTAACATTCATACTCTGTCTGACGAGGGTCATTCAAAAGAAATCTTCACAGATAGTTCAGATAAAACTTTGCCaaggaaaaaaagaaagaaaaggaaaGATGTTGAAGACATTTCGCTTTCTCAAAAGAAAAGGACAAAATTCAAGAAAGTTTCTGATAATGAACAAACAAATAATCATTCCTCAATTGGCAACTCTACTGATAATTTCACAGGTTATGCGAAATTGTCTTTGGATCTATTTCTTGAAAAAGGTTTTGAAACGTTTCCATCAGCCAAATTGCATGATTTTGGTATGACACCCACATCAAGAGAACAAGTCAACAAACTTCGAGCAATGg GAATGAAAGTAATGAAGGGGATGTGGAAGAAATGGGAGGATGAAATTCTTAAAATTAATATGAGCAACTTCTGTCAG GAAGTTGAAGTTTATGATTgtgataaattaatatttccaaAGCTGTATGAAGAAGAGGGTAATTACTCGCATCTCACCAGAGAAAAAGAAATGTATCATAAATTAG GTAACGGTATAGATCGGCCACTCCTAAATGTTTACTATCGTTGCAGAAAAATTTTTGATAAAAACAACTATAAGGGAAG GTATACCAGTGAGGAAGTAAAAGCAGTTGCACGCCTACATGCCAAATATGGAAGCAAGTGGACAAAAATAGGTCGTTTGATTGACAGGGCAGAAAATTCAGTCATCAATTGCTTTCGGTTTGGCATCGCTGCtaataaaa CTCTTGGTGTCTGGACAAAAAATGAGTGTAGGCAGTTGACAGAGGCAGTTCTAGAACTTGTATCAGGGGACTTGGGGTCTGAGGCATGGTATTATAACATCCCATGGGAGAAGGTGCAGAAAAAAGTGCCGACAAGAGAGGCTAAGCAGTGTAGGCATCAATG GTTGGCAATCCTGAGTGGTCTAACTCATGGGGAAACAATCTTGGAAAAAGACCCCTGGACCAAGACAGATGATGTCAAATTGATTGAAAG gtcatacgtgcaaGTTGAGTAG
- the LOC140047315 gene encoding uncharacterized protein isoform X2, producing MGDLKKKKKRSNNKTVDNAVTKEYVDESVEESKTKEKHKKRSPSDRLENIDDFDSNELVIDSHCVSLKRKKKKKHSHLVNDSDHSTNTKEDRSKQKHAKETIKDNIGSPTNLEMERQKEEEFSFSPKREKKKKKHNLDDRCEDSFTSVDDDSDIHTQTGVSSRQVHSSNDTKEISLSPKKKKKKHNDRCEDSLAVDDSDIHTQTGVSSRQVHSSNNTKEISLSPMKKKHNLDGKSEDSLAVDNSDNHTQTAESSRQVHSSNNTKEISLSPKKKKKKKHNLDDRCEDSFTSIDDSANHNQTGESSRQVHSSNDTKEISLSPKKKKKKHNLDERCEDSFTSFDDSDNHNQTGESSRQVHSSNNTIQREVKEEMSLSSKKKKRKKKHSLDKDDRQEDSLNPVDDPNIHTLSDEGHSKEIFTDSSDKTLPRKKRKKRKDVEDISLSQKKRTKFKKVSDNEQTNNHSSIGNSTDNFTGYAKLSLDLFLEKGFETFPSAKLHDFGMTPTSREQVNKLRAMGMKVMKGMWKKWEDEILKINMSNFCQEVEVYDCDKLIFPKLYEEEGNYSHLTREKEMYHKLGNGIDRPLLNVYYRCRKIFDKNNYKGRYTSEEVKAVARLHAKYGSKWTKIGRLIDRAENSVINCFRFGIAANKTLGVWTKNECRQLTEAVLELVSGDLGSEAWYYNIPWEKVQKKVPTREAKQCRHQWLAILSGLTHGETILEKDPWTKTDDVKLIERISKTQQ from the exons ATGGGAGActtaaagaagaaaaagaaaagaagcAACAATAAAACAGTAGACAATGCAGTTACAAAAGAGTATGTTGATGAAAGTGTTGAAGAAAGTAAGACTAAGGAAAAACACAAGAAAAGGTCTCCTAGTGACAGATTAGAAAATATTGATGACTTTGACTCCAATGAACTTGTTATTGACTCTCACTGTGTTTCACtcaaaagaaaaaagaaaaagaagcaCAGTCACTTAGTTAATGATTCTGACCATTCCACTAATACTAAAGAAGATAGATCAAAGCAAAAGCATGCAAAAGAGACCATTAAAGATAACATTGGATCTCCAACTAATTTAGAGATGGAAAGACAAAAGGAAGAAGAGTTTTCTTTTTCACCAAAgagagaaaagaaaaagaagaagcaCAACTTAGATGATAGATGTGAAGATTCCTTCACCTCAGTTGATGATGATTCTGACATTCATACTCAGACTGGAGTGAGTTCAAGACAGGTCCACTCTAGCAATGATACAAAAGAGATTTCTCTTTCaccaaagaagaagaaaaagaagcaCAATGATAGATGTGAAGATTCCTTGGCAGTTGATGATTCTGACATTCATACTCAGACTGGAGTGAGTTCAAGGCAGGTCCACTCTAGCAATAATACAAAAGAGATTTCTCTTTCACCAATGAAGAAGAAGCACAACTTAGATGGTAAAAGTGAAGATTCCTTGGCAGTTGATAATTCTGACAATCATACACAGACTGCAGAGAGTTCAAGGCAGGTCCACTCTAGTAATAATACAAAAGAGATTTCTCTTTCaccaaagaagaagaaaaagaagaagcaCAACTTAGATGATAGATGTGAAGATTCTTTTACCTCAATTGATGATTCTGCCAATCATAATCAGACTGGAGAGAGTTCAAGGCAGGTCCACTCTAGCAATGATACAAAAGAGATTTCTCTTTCAccaaagaagaaaaagaagaagcaCAACTTAGATGAAAGATGTGAAGATTCCTTCACCTCATTTGATGATTCTGACAATCATAATCAGACTGGAGAGAGTTCAAGGCAGGTCCACTCTAgtaacaatacaatacaaagagAAGTGAAAGAAGAGATGTCTCTTTCTTcaaagaagaagaagagaaaAAAGAAACACAGCCTAGATAAAGACGATAGACAAGAAGATTCGTTGAACCCAGTTGATGATCCTAACATTCATACTCTGTCTGACGAGGGTCATTCAAAAGAAATCTTCACAGATAGTTCAGATAAAACTTTGCCaaggaaaaaaagaaagaaaaggaaaGATGTTGAAGACATTTCGCTTTCTCAAAAGAAAAGGACAAAATTCAAGAAAGTTTCTGATAATGAACAAACAAATAATCATTCCTCAATTGGCAACTCTACTGATAATTTCACAGGTTATGCGAAATTGTCTTTGGATCTATTTCTTGAAAAAGGTTTTGAAACGTTTCCATCAGCCAAATTGCATGATTTTGGTATGACACCCACATCAAGAGAACAAGTCAACAAACTTCGAGCAATGg GAATGAAAGTAATGAAGGGGATGTGGAAGAAATGGGAGGATGAAATTCTTAAAATTAATATGAGCAACTTCTGTCAG GAAGTTGAAGTTTATGATTgtgataaattaatatttccaaAGCTGTATGAAGAAGAGGGTAATTACTCGCATCTCACCAGAGAAAAAGAAATGTATCATAAATTAG GTAACGGTATAGATCGGCCACTCCTAAATGTTTACTATCGTTGCAGAAAAATTTTTGATAAAAACAACTATAAGGGAAG GTATACCAGTGAGGAAGTAAAAGCAGTTGCACGCCTACATGCCAAATATGGAAGCAAGTGGACAAAAATAGGTCGTTTGATTGACAGGGCAGAAAATTCAGTCATCAATTGCTTTCGGTTTGGCATCGCTGCtaataaaa CTCTTGGTGTCTGGACAAAAAATGAGTGTAGGCAGTTGACAGAGGCAGTTCTAGAACTTGTATCAGGGGACTTGGGGTCTGAGGCATGGTATTATAACATCCCATGGGAGAAGGTGCAGAAAAAAGTGCCGACAAGAGAGGCTAAGCAGTGTAGGCATCAATG GTTGGCAATCCTGAGTGGTCTAACTCATGGGGAAACAATCTTGGAAAAAGACCCCTGGACCAAGACAGATGATGTCAAATTGATTGAAAG aatttcaaagactcaacaataA